In the genome of Calliopsis andreniformis isolate RMS-2024a chromosome 10, iyCalAndr_principal, whole genome shotgun sequence, one region contains:
- the LOC143184787 gene encoding uncharacterized protein LOC143184787 produces the protein MLRRSMKHKRAKRSRKSLLSQIQNFEVKDILVDKLKEQTPNNMLQLNSLNVSSPRTSNSSGVDVVSLTGELLRSDAVDKPASRETAESSYFPIRIVSNIIPQFDRNSSSLFKFIKICQKINLQVQSSYRVILLTIIRNKIIGQADMLISNREEPETVDGLINLLKEVYDSAFDINQIHGELRGLRQGIQETLAFYVARVREILNRGIQAAKDKFNLEQWKGVIALLNQEAVTNFKQGSRDQSLRLHFLKERAEDFEEIAKIVCELG, from the coding sequence ATGTTGCGCAGATCTATGAAGCATAAGCGAGCGAAGCGTAGTCGTAAGTCGTTATTATCgcaaattcaaaattttgaagtcAAGGATATATTAGTAGATAAGCTAAAGGAACAGACTCCGAATAACATGTTACAATTGAATTCGCTTAATGTTTCATCACCCCGAACAAGTAATTCAAGTGGAGTTGATGTAGTCAGTTTAACTGGAGAGTTACTTCGTTCTGATGCGGTTGATAAACCGGCGTCAAGAGAAACTGCAGAATCTTCGTATTTTCCTATACGTATAGTATCGAATATCATTCCGCAATTTGATAGAAATTCCTCGTCacttttcaaatttattaaaatatgtcaaaaaattaatttacaagTTCAATCTTCTTATCGCGTCATTCTTCTTACCATAATTCGAAATAAGATAATAGGACAAGCAGACATGTTGATATCAAATCGGGAAGAACCGGAAACTGTTGATGGACTCATAAATCTGCTCAAGGAGGTCTATGATTCCGCATTCGATATTAATCAAATTCATGGTGAATTGAGAGGACTGCGACAGGGTATCCAGGAAACGTTGGCCTTTTATGTAGCTCGGGTTCGCGAAATTTTAAATCGAGGAATACAAGCAGCCAAAGATAAATTTAATCTGGAACAATGGAAAGGTGTAATAGCTTTATTAAATCAGGAAGCTGTAACTAATTTTAAACAGGGTTCACGAGACCAATCTTTGAGACTACATTTTCTTAAAGAACGAGCGGAAGATTTTGAGGAAATCGCGAAAATTGTGTGCGAACTAGGATGA